The proteins below come from a single Argentina anserina chromosome 1, drPotAnse1.1, whole genome shotgun sequence genomic window:
- the LOC126783686 gene encoding nuclear pore complex protein NUP205 isoform X1, giving the protein MTPKQLLSVIESALLGPLPPSPSRRVELMHAIRASLPSLQSLLSYPPPKPADRAQVQSKEVRLPNGPPILLDDQDVQIALKLSDDLHLNEIDCVRLIVSANQEWGLMGREPLEILRLTTGLWYTERRDLLTALYTLLRAVVLDQGLEPDVVSDIQKYLENLINDGLRQRLISLIKELNREEPAGLGGPHSERYVLDSRGALVVRQAVVSRERLILGHCLVLSILVVRTSPKDVKDMFIVYKDSASELSGTNDTIKRQITFSLLFSLVIGFVSDALSAAPDKASVLSGDASFRHEFHEIVMAAGNDPNVEGLVGTIRLSWAVHLMLIQDALTGRDAISSVSSSDLSYLQSCLEVVFSKNVFQFILDKVLKTAAYENDDEDIGYMYNAYLHKLITCFLSHPLARDKVKESKERAMNTLSPYRLVGSHDFSHGSNQTSQASENGSLPFISLLEFVSGIYQKEPELLSGNDVLWTFVNFAGEDHTNFQTLVAFLNMLSTLASSQEGAAKVFELLQGKVFRSVGWSTLFDSLSIYDEKFKQSLQTAGAMLPELPEGDAKALVAYLNVLQKVVENGNPLERKNWFPDIEPLFKLLGYENVPPYLKGALRNAITMFVYVSPALKDTVWSYLEQYDLPVVVGSHVGKSAQPMAAQVYDMQFELNEIETRREQYPSTISFLNLLNALISEERDLSDRGRRFIGIFRFIYDHVFRPFPQRAYADPCEKWQLVVACLQHFQMMLSLYDVSEEDIDGGIDQSQISTATQSSLQMQLPILELLKDFMSGKSVFRNIMGILLPGVNTIITERANQVYGKLLEKALQLSLEIIILVLEKDLLLSDYWRPLFQPLDVILSQDHNQIVALLEYVRYDYQPQIQQCSVKIMSILSSRMIGLVQLLVKSNAASCLIEDYAACLEVRSEESQAVENTSDDPGVLILQLLIDNVSRPAPNITHLLLNFDLDSPIERSMLQPKFHYSCLKVILEILEKLSKPDVNMLLHEFGFQLLYKLCVDPLTCDPTMDLLSSKKYQFFVKHLDTIGVSPLPKRKNNQALRVSSLHQRAWLLKLLAIELHVGDINKSTHLETFRSILGHLFGQETLEIGFDHLTKSYLSSPQDGVEHAGAQTVRKSKVLELLEVVQFRSPNTNMKLSEIVSNSKYDLLAEDVVCNPTTSGKSGVHYYTERGDRLIDLASFRDKLWQKFNAVYPHLSNIGSEAELNDAKETIQQLLRWGWKNNKNVEEQAAQLHMLTAWSQIIEISASRRISSLGHQSELLYQILVASLTASASPDCSLKMAFLLCQVALTCMAKLRDERFSFPGGFSSDNQACLDIIMAKQLPNAACNSVLFRLILSILRHESSEALRRRQYALLLSYFQYCQHMLDPEIPSTVLQFLLLDEQEGEDLDLQKINREQADLARANFTTLRKEAQSILDLVIKDATHGSELGKTMSLYVLDAIICVDHERFFLGQLQSRGFLRSCLTNISSLSYQDGAHSRESMQRAQTLEAELALLLRISHKYGKSGAQVIFSMGALEHVASCKAVNFFQGSLRWVDTKNQRDVSVDMKKQRMIVTPILRLVVSLLSLVHTSEFYEVKNKVVREVIDFVKGHRSLFDHVLREDVSQADELMMEQMNLVVGILSKVWPYEESDESGFVQGLFSLMHALFSRDSETLSSAQSVGFAENHRKTELNLFRICFSLSTYLYFLVTKKSFRLQVSDMPPDYNAAVSSQQPTLSLLGSFLTYLTSALERAAEEKSLLLNRIRDINEVSRQDIDEIINMYARHVSVSSSDNIQKRRYIAMVEMCNVVGNRDQLITILLPLVEHVLNVFLSHFQDSSLAFDPPRTFKAITYGTNSGPVQDMSSLCDNLVSTLERLELLSEDKIGHNLKVFRRLVTSLKEFTIQKLSS; this is encoded by the exons ATGACGCCGAAGCAGCTCCTCTCCGTAATCGAATCGGCTCTACTCGGCCCGCTGCCGCCGAGCCCGTCGCGGAGAGTGGAGCTCATGCACGCTATCCGAGCCTCTCTCCCGTCGCTCCAGTCCCTCCTCTCATATCCG CCTCCGAAGCCGGCGGACCGAGCTCAGGTTCAGTCCAAGGAAGTCAGGCTTCCCAATGGGCCGCCGATTTTGCTTGATGATCAGGATGTCCAGATT GCTTTGAAGTTAAGTGACGACCTTCATCTCAATGAGATTGATTGTGTACGCTTGATCGTCTCTGCAAATCAAGAG TGGGGCTTAATGGGAAGGGAGCCACTAGAAATTTTACGCCTTACAACAGGGCTCTGGTACACGGAGAGAAGAGATCTATTAACAGCTCTCTATACACTTTTGAGG GCTGTTGTGCTTGATCAGGGACTTGAACCTGACGTTGTATCTgacatccaaaaatatttgGAAAATCTAATCAACGATGGGCTTCGACAGAGGTTGATTTCTCTTATAAAG GAACTTAATAGAGAAGAACCAGCTGGCCTGGGTGGGCCTCATTCTGAACGTTATGTTCTCGACTCTAGAGGTGCGCTTGTTGTACGACAAGCTGTGGTGTCTCGGGAAAGGCTCATACTTGGACATTGCCTTGTTCTTTCTATTCTTGTTGTACGGACAA GTCCCAAGGATGTGAAGGATATGTTTATCGTTTACAAAGATAGTGCTTCTGAACTTAGTGGGACTAATGACACCATAAAACGCCAG ATCACATTCagtcttcttttttctctcgTGATTGGTTTTGTATCAGACGCTCTGAGTGCAGCACCTGATAAAGCATCTGTCTTGTCCGGGGATGCCTCTTTCAGACATGAATTTCACGAAATC GTAATGGCAGCCGGAAATGATCCTAATGTTGAGGGCTTGGTCGGTACTATAAGGCTTTCTTGGGCTGTACACTTGATGCTAATACAAGATGCTCTTACTGGAAGGGATGCTATATCAAGTGTTTCATCGAGCGATTTGAGTTATCTACAGTCATGCTTAGAAGTAGTTTTTTCCAAGAATGTTTTCCAGTTTATATTAGATAAAGTTCTTAAAACGGCAGCATATGAG AATGATGACGAGGATATAGGCTATATGTACAATGCCTATCTTCACAAGTTGATCACCTGCTTCTTATCTCACCCACTTGCCAGAGACAAG GTTAAAGAATCAAAGGAGAGGGCTATGAATACACTTAGTCCATACCGCCTGGTTGGATCACATGATTTTTCCCATGGTAGTAACCAAACTTCACAAGCCTCTGAAAATGGCTCTCTGCCATTCATCTCTCTTTTGGAGTTTGTGAGTGGAATTTATCAG AAGGAACCAGAGCTGTTGTCTGGCAATGACGTTTTATGGACATTTGTGAACTTTGCTGGAGAGGACCATACAAATTTTCAAACCCTTGTGGCTTTCTTGAATATGCTGAGTACCTTG GCttctagtcaagaaggagctGCGAAGGTTTTTGAGTTACTTCAGGGCAAAGTGTTTCGTTCTGTTGGGTGGAGCACTTTGTTTGATAGCTTATCAATTTATGACGAGAAATTCAAACAGTCTCTTCAAACGGCTGGTGCCATGTTACCAGAACTCCCAGAGGGTGATGCAAAAGCACTTGTTGCTTATTTGAATGTCCTACAAAAG GTTGTGGAAAATGGAAATCCCCTTGAACGAAAGAATTGGTTTCCTGATATCGAGCCTTTGTTCAAGCTTCTTGGTTATGAGAACGTGCCTCCTTATTTAAAG GGTGCCTTGCGTAATGCAATAACAATGTTTGTGTATGTGTCTCCTGCCCTAAAAGATACAGTCTGGAGTTATCTTGAGCAGTATGATCTCCCTGTGGTTGTTGGATCCCATGTTGGGAAGAGTGCACAACCCATGGCTGCACAG GTATATGATATGCAATTCGAGCTCAATGAAATAGAAACAAGGAGAGAGCAATATCCTTCAACAATATCTTTCCTTAACCTGCTAAATGCTCTTATATCTGAAGAAAGAGACTTAAGTGATAGAGGGCGCAG ATTCATTGGAATTTTCAGGTTCATTTATGATCATGTTTTTAGGCCATTCCCTCAAAGAGCCTATGCTGATCCTTGTGAAAAATGGCAATTGGTTGTTGCATGCCTTCAGCACTTTCAGAT GATGTTGAGTCTGTATGACGTCAGTGAAGAAGATATTGATGGTGGCATTGATCAATCTCAGATTTCAACAGCAACACAATCTTCACTCCAGATGCAGCTACCAATTCTAGAATTGCTAAAA GACTTCATGAGTGGAAAATCTGTTTTCCGGAACATCATGGGTATCCTTTTGCCAGGTGTCAATACCATTATTACTGAACGGGCAAATCAAGTGTACGGGAAACTCTTAGAGAAGGCTCTGCAGCTCTCACTGGAGATAATAATCCTTGTCTTGGAGAAGGATTTGCTTCTTTCTGATTACTGGCGTCCTCTTTTCCAG CCTCTGGATGTTATACTCTCTCAAGATCATAATCAAATTGTAGCTTTGTTGGAATATGTCAGATATGATTATCAACCACAGATTCAGCAGTGCTCTGTCAAAATCATGAGTATATTAAG TTCTCGCATGATTGGGCTTGTGCAGTTACTGGTAAAGTCAAATGCTGCAAGCTGTTTGATTGAGGATTATGCAGCCTGCCTAGAAGTACGATCAGAAGAGTCTCAGGCTGTAGAGAACACTAGTGATGATCCAGGTGTACTGATATTGCAG CTTCTAATTGACAATGTCAGTCGGCCAGCTCCCAATATTACCCATTTGCTACTAAATTTTGATCTTGACAGTCCTATTGAGCGTTCTATGCTACAACCAAAATTTCATTACAG TTGCTTGAAGGTTATCCTTGAGATCTTGGAGAAGCTTTCAAAGCCTGATGTAAATATGCTACTTCATGAGTTTGGATTTCAG CTCCTATATAAACTGTGCGTGGATCCACTAACATGTGATCCTACGATGGATCTGTTGAGTAGTAAAAAGTATCAGTTTTTTGTAAAG CACCTAGATACCATTGGGGTTTCCCCACTGCCCAAAAGGAAGAACAACCAGGCCCTACGCGTCAGTTCCCTTCATCAG AGAGCTTGGCTGCTAAAACTATTGGCAATTGAACTTCATGTTGGCGATATCAATAAATCCACTCACCTAGAAACATTTCGTAGTATCCTTGGGCATCTTTTTGGGCAGGAAACTCTGGAAATTGGATTTGATCACCTCACCAAGTCTTATTTGTCTTCTCCTCAAGATGGTGTTGAGCATGCTGGAGCTCAAACTGTTAGGAAGAGTAAG GTGTTGGAATTGCTTGAAGTGGTTCAGTTTAGATCCCCGAATACAAACATGAAGCTTTCTGAGATTGTTTccaattcgaaatatgattTGTTG GCAGAGGATGTTGTTTGTAATCCTACAACTTCTGGAAAGAGTGGTGTCCATTACTATACGGAGCGTGGTGATAGATTAATAGACCTTGCCTCATTCCGTGATAAACTTTGGCAG AAATTCAATGCTGTTTACCCTCACTTGAGTAACATTGGGAGTGAAGCAGAGCTGAACGATGCAAAAGAAACAATACAACAATTATTGAGATGGGGATGGAAGAACAATAAGAATGTTGAGGAGCAAGCTGCTCAACTTCATATGTTAACTGCCTGGTCACAAATTATTGAG ATCTCTGCTTCCCGAAGAATATCATCACTCGGTCATCAATCTGAACTTCTATATCA AATTCTTGTAGCGTCTCTGACCGCTTCTGCTTCTCCAGACTGTTCATTGAAGATGGCATTTTTGTTGTGTCAA GTTGCACTGACATGCATGGCAAAGTTACGAGATGAAAGATTTTCATTCCCTGGTGGCTTTAGTTCTGATAATCAGGCATGTCTTGATATAATCATGGCAAAACAATTACCAAACGCAGCTTGTAATTCAGTCCTGTTTAGGCTCATATTGTCAATTCTTAGACACGaatcatcagaagccttaaggAGACG GCAATATGCACTGCTCCTTAGCTATTTTCAATATTGTCAACATATGCTTGATCCGGAAATCCCATCAACAGTTCTGCAATTTTTGTTGCTTGATGAGCAAGAGGGCGAAGATCTGGATCTCCAGAAG ATCAATCGAGAACAAGCAGACCTTGCTCGTGCTAACTTCACTACCTTAAGAAAAGAAGCTCAATCTATTTTAGATTTG GTAATAAAAGATGCTACTCATGGAAGTGAACTTGGGAAAACAATGTCACTTTATGTTCTGGATGCAATCATCTGTGTAGATCATGAGAGATTTTTCCTGGGCCAACTTCAAAGCAGGGGTTTTCTAAGATCTTGTCTTACAAACATCAGCAGCTTGTCTTATCAG GATGGTGCACATTCTCGAGAATCAATGCAGCGAGCGCAAACTCTGGAGGCTGAACTTGCTTTGCTTTTGAGAATAAGCCACAAGTATGGGAAATCTGGAGCTCAGGTTATCTTCTCAATGGGAGCTTTGGAGCATGTTGCTTCATGCAAGGCAGTCAACTTCTTC CAGGGAAGTTTGCGATGGGTTGACACTAAGAATCAAAGAGATGTTTCTGTGGATATGAAGAAGCAAAGGATGATTGTAACTCCTATTCTCAGATTGGTGGTTTCTCTGTTGTCTTTAGTTCATACATCTGAATTTTATGAG GTGAAGAATAAAGTTGTTCGTGAAGTCATAGATTTTGTCAAGGGGCATCGATCACTTTTTGATCATGTTCTTCGGGAAGATGTTTCCCAAGCTGATGAGTTGATGATGGAGCAGATGAACCTTGTTGTTGGTATACTAAGCAAG GTTTGGCCATATGAAGAGAGTGATGAATCTGGCTTTGTTCAAGGGCTTTTTTCTTTGATGCATGCTCTTTTCTCCCGTGACAGTGAGACTTTGAGTTCTGCTCAATCAGTTGGATTTGCTGAG AATCACAGGAAGACAGAGCTTAACTTATTTCGGATATGCTTCAGCCTCAGCACATATCTATATTTTCTTGTCACAAAAAAGTCCTTCAGACTGCAG GTCTCAGACATGCCTCCTGACTACAATGCGGCTGTTTCCTCGCAACAGCCGACATTGAGTTTGCTGGGGTCTTTCCTCACATATTTAACAAGTGCTCTTGAAAGAGCTGCTGAGGAAAAATCCTTACTTCTTAATAGG ATTCGAGACATAAATGAAGTATCAAGACAGGATATCgatgaaataatcaatatgTATGCTCGGCATGTATCAGTCTCATCATCAGACAATATACAGAAAAG GAGGTATATTGCGATGGTGGAAATGTGCAACGTTGTCGGGAATAGAGATCAGTTAATAACTATATTACTTCCACTAGTGGAACATGTGCTGAATGTCTTCCTAAGTCATTTTCAGGACAG CTCTTTGGCATTTGATCCCCCTCGTACTTTCAAGGCAATTACATATGGTACCAATTCTGGGCCCGTACAAGACATGTCTTCGTTGTGCGACAATCTTGTTTCAACTTTAGAAAGACTTGAGTTACTTAGTGAG GACAAAATAGGCCACAATCTTAAAGTCTTTCGAAGATTAGTGACTTCGCTCAAGGAATTTACGATCCAGAAGTTGTCTTCATGA